In the genome of Sphaeramia orbicularis chromosome 13, fSphaOr1.1, whole genome shotgun sequence, one region contains:
- the dact3b gene encoding dapper homolog 3 isoform X2: MQALEKQVGELRIDTDDGCYDGAQGDAGDSRPSSGFYESSEGQSPKGRSCSTEPTETISSWAYSNDRPKSVGDPLSFNAEVDTPILRTTLPRSFSAPYPPLEGIAEEATGLDSSSWDPKGHTQTWHQHPAVDPVTEDDYQQAFRVEGYILSLIQRHTLSPRPCQPRTTVTPDPIYSSLHRRTPSLTTEQRLPDPYHQPQVDLLANPKSQGWGCDLLEGEACGGEAPSLEEDCYLALPYPQSRPHSLAGRLPSPLPSLDPNYGVGVLDLCCEPTSPHHYPHPQPPIHHKHNLVSAQYIPGQACHAPVRSPRHYNPEQPKPNHDTACPDHQNSKSRSSKKSHNDRQRSKKSSSKSRSQSENSLLGQRMLPERRYSTTERNQGRGDAAQNKGQSPGLHMDNNGCRRWCSNLELSQDEGDTHPGQAHRRAPRKARHCHPCPHSQTQNYHQQQTHRRQHSDFQERAPLCQGEEGYAGAAPAESESSMSEAYSPASSSLSSDSDESGGLVWPQQLPPRLASTSSSSSPSPQATANASSQPKAFVKIKASHALKKKILRFRSGSLKVMTTV, from the exons ATGCAAGCTCTGGAAAAGCAGGTGGGAGAGCTGAGGATCGACACCGACGACGGCTGTTATGATGGAGCACAAGGAGACGCAGGCGACAGTCGACCCAGTTCAg GTTTCTATGAGTCAAGTGAGGGTCAGTCGCCAAAAGGAAGATCCTGTTCCACGGAGCCCACAGAGACCATCTCCTCCTGGGCTTATAGTAATGACAGGCCAAAGTCTGTGG GTGACCCACTTTCATTCAATGCAGAGGTAGATACGCCTATCCTTCGCACCACACTACCCCGCTCTTTCTCCGCCCCGTACCCACCTCTGGAGGGCATCGCTGAAGAAGCCACAGGGTTGGACTCCTCATCCTGGGACCCGAAAGGGCACACCCAAACCTGGCATCAGCACCCAGCAGTGGATCCAGTGACTGAGGATGACTACCAACAGGCCTTTAGGGTTGAAGGTTACATCCTAAGTCTCATCCAGCGTCACACCCTCTCACCACGGCCATGTCAGCCTCGCACcactgtgacccctgaccccatatACTCATCTTTACACAGGAGAACTCCTTCCCTGACCACAGAGCAACGCCTTCCTGACCCCTATCACCAGCCCCAGGTTGACCTTTTAGCAAACCCTAAGAGCCAGGGCTGGGGTTGTGACCTCCTCGAGGGGGAAGCCTGTGGCGGAGAGGCCCCTTCGTTGGAGGAGGACTGTTATCTGGCTCTGCCCTACCCCCAGTCCAGGCCACACTCCCTGGCTGGGAGGCTACCATCACCTCTGCCCTCTCTGGACCCCAACTATGGTGTTGGGGTTCTTGACCTTTGTTGTGAACCCACATCCCCCCATCATTATCCACATCCACAACCCCCTATTCATCACAAGCACAATCTAGTCAGTGCACAGTATATACCCGGACAAGCCTGCCATGCCCCTGTTCGCTCCCCTAGACACTACAACCCAGAGCAGCCTAAGCCTAACCATGATACAGCTTGTCCTGACCACCAAAACTCCAAGTCCAGAAGTTCAAAAAAGAGCCACAATGACCGACAGCGGTCCAAGAAATCCAGTAGTAAAAGTCGATCCCAGTCTGAAAACAGCCTCCTGGGCCAGCGAATGCTCCCAGAACGCAGATACAGCACAACAGAGAGGAACCAAGGCCGAGGGGATGCTGCTCAGAACAAAGGCCAATCTCCAGGACTCCACATGGACAACAACGGGTGTCGACGCTGGTGCTCTAACCTGGAGCTTAGCCAGGACGAGGGGGACACACACCCAGGACAAGCACACAGACGTGCACCCAGAAAAGCTCGCCATTGTCATCCGTGCCCTCATTCCCAAACACAGAACTACCACCAGCAGCAAACCCATCGAAGGCAGCACTCTGACTTTCAGGAGAGGGCTCCTCTTTGTCAGGGCGAGGAGGGCTATGCCGGAGCTGCACCTGCAGAGTCTGAATCCAGCATGAGTGAGGCGTATTCGCCGGCTTCCAGCTCATTGTCCAGTGACTCAGATGAGAGTGGGGGTCTGGTTTGGCCACAGCAGCTGCCCCCACGCCTTGCCTCTACCTCATCTTCTTCCTCACCCTCACCACAGGCCACTGCCAATGCTTCATCTCAGCCCAAAGCCTTTGTGAAGATCAAAGCCTCCCACGCTCTCAAAAAGAAGATCCTCAGATTCCGCTCAGGATCCCTCAAAGTCATGACAACTGTATGA
- the dact3b gene encoding dapper homolog 3 isoform X1 produces MHRAFSFPVTVERSRTKECLEASLAGLCELELRKQRQECLVLGALALADPLPQDKTRGDLPCFSSWGQENLTLRRQLSALQSSPWGLMQALEKQVGELRIDTDDGCYDGAQGDAGDSRPSSGFYESSEGQSPKGRSCSTEPTETISSWAYSNDRPKSVGDPLSFNAEVDTPILRTTLPRSFSAPYPPLEGIAEEATGLDSSSWDPKGHTQTWHQHPAVDPVTEDDYQQAFRVEGYILSLIQRHTLSPRPCQPRTTVTPDPIYSSLHRRTPSLTTEQRLPDPYHQPQVDLLANPKSQGWGCDLLEGEACGGEAPSLEEDCYLALPYPQSRPHSLAGRLPSPLPSLDPNYGVGVLDLCCEPTSPHHYPHPQPPIHHKHNLVSAQYIPGQACHAPVRSPRHYNPEQPKPNHDTACPDHQNSKSRSSKKSHNDRQRSKKSSSKSRSQSENSLLGQRMLPERRYSTTERNQGRGDAAQNKGQSPGLHMDNNGCRRWCSNLELSQDEGDTHPGQAHRRAPRKARHCHPCPHSQTQNYHQQQTHRRQHSDFQERAPLCQGEEGYAGAAPAESESSMSEAYSPASSSLSSDSDESGGLVWPQQLPPRLASTSSSSSPSPQATANASSQPKAFVKIKASHALKKKILRFRSGSLKVMTTV; encoded by the exons ATGCACCGTGCCTTTTCATTCCCAGTGACTGTGGAGCGCAGTCGGACCAAGGAGTGTCTGGAGGCGAGTTTGGCCGGGCTGTGTGAGCTGGAGCTGCGTAAACAGAGGCAGGAGTGTCTGGTGCTGGGGGCGCTGGCTCTGGCAGACCCCCTGCCCCAAGACAAGACCAGAGGAGACCTGCCGTGTTTCAGCAGCTGGGGACAGGAAAACTTGACACTGAGGCGTCAGCTG AGTGCTCTTCAGAGTTCCCCATGGGGGCTAATGCAAGCTCTGGAAAAGCAGGTGGGAGAGCTGAGGATCGACACCGACGACGGCTGTTATGATGGAGCACAAGGAGACGCAGGCGACAGTCGACCCAGTTCAg GTTTCTATGAGTCAAGTGAGGGTCAGTCGCCAAAAGGAAGATCCTGTTCCACGGAGCCCACAGAGACCATCTCCTCCTGGGCTTATAGTAATGACAGGCCAAAGTCTGTGG GTGACCCACTTTCATTCAATGCAGAGGTAGATACGCCTATCCTTCGCACCACACTACCCCGCTCTTTCTCCGCCCCGTACCCACCTCTGGAGGGCATCGCTGAAGAAGCCACAGGGTTGGACTCCTCATCCTGGGACCCGAAAGGGCACACCCAAACCTGGCATCAGCACCCAGCAGTGGATCCAGTGACTGAGGATGACTACCAACAGGCCTTTAGGGTTGAAGGTTACATCCTAAGTCTCATCCAGCGTCACACCCTCTCACCACGGCCATGTCAGCCTCGCACcactgtgacccctgaccccatatACTCATCTTTACACAGGAGAACTCCTTCCCTGACCACAGAGCAACGCCTTCCTGACCCCTATCACCAGCCCCAGGTTGACCTTTTAGCAAACCCTAAGAGCCAGGGCTGGGGTTGTGACCTCCTCGAGGGGGAAGCCTGTGGCGGAGAGGCCCCTTCGTTGGAGGAGGACTGTTATCTGGCTCTGCCCTACCCCCAGTCCAGGCCACACTCCCTGGCTGGGAGGCTACCATCACCTCTGCCCTCTCTGGACCCCAACTATGGTGTTGGGGTTCTTGACCTTTGTTGTGAACCCACATCCCCCCATCATTATCCACATCCACAACCCCCTATTCATCACAAGCACAATCTAGTCAGTGCACAGTATATACCCGGACAAGCCTGCCATGCCCCTGTTCGCTCCCCTAGACACTACAACCCAGAGCAGCCTAAGCCTAACCATGATACAGCTTGTCCTGACCACCAAAACTCCAAGTCCAGAAGTTCAAAAAAGAGCCACAATGACCGACAGCGGTCCAAGAAATCCAGTAGTAAAAGTCGATCCCAGTCTGAAAACAGCCTCCTGGGCCAGCGAATGCTCCCAGAACGCAGATACAGCACAACAGAGAGGAACCAAGGCCGAGGGGATGCTGCTCAGAACAAAGGCCAATCTCCAGGACTCCACATGGACAACAACGGGTGTCGACGCTGGTGCTCTAACCTGGAGCTTAGCCAGGACGAGGGGGACACACACCCAGGACAAGCACACAGACGTGCACCCAGAAAAGCTCGCCATTGTCATCCGTGCCCTCATTCCCAAACACAGAACTACCACCAGCAGCAAACCCATCGAAGGCAGCACTCTGACTTTCAGGAGAGGGCTCCTCTTTGTCAGGGCGAGGAGGGCTATGCCGGAGCTGCACCTGCAGAGTCTGAATCCAGCATGAGTGAGGCGTATTCGCCGGCTTCCAGCTCATTGTCCAGTGACTCAGATGAGAGTGGGGGTCTGGTTTGGCCACAGCAGCTGCCCCCACGCCTTGCCTCTACCTCATCTTCTTCCTCACCCTCACCACAGGCCACTGCCAATGCTTCATCTCAGCCCAAAGCCTTTGTGAAGATCAAAGCCTCCCACGCTCTCAAAAAGAAGATCCTCAGATTCCGCTCAGGATCCCTCAAAGTCATGACAACTGTATGA
- the c5ar1 gene encoding C5a anaphylatoxin chemotactic receptor 1 translates to MDYYDGLGFNYTIGDDYTPPDFSGPYVPKIQPIQIAALVCYGLVILLGVPGNAVVVWVTGFCMPHSVTSLWFLNLALADLLCCLSLPLLMVPLAHDGHWHFGSLACTLLRGVFYLVMFCSVLQLALISLDRWLLVSRPVWCQNKRRPRKAGWVILGVWCLSLIFSIHQFVHTAAIDAGTEKKECNQPRSWFFFSFRFVVGFILPFLIIVICHWKVYGKTSSGLSNGTRSKKTLKIIVAVILSFFLCWLPLHIVDMIMLLTPRSSTQYPLVYHAEVMTVCLAYFNSCLNPLLYVCLGRGFKNTVNRSLRSVLHFITEEPQNRMSTTNNDTKSSSTGREITKV, encoded by the coding sequence ATGGATTATTACGATGGACTGGGATTTAATTATACTATCGGTGATGATTACACGCCACCTGACTTTTCAGGCCCTTATGTCCCGAAGATTCAACCGATCCAGATAGCAGCTCTGGTCTGCTACGGCCTTGTGATCCTACTGGGTGTTCCTGGTAATGCCGTGGTGGTATGGGTGACCGGTTTCTGCATGCCCCACTCTGTCACGTCCCTGTGGTTTCTGAACCTGGCTCTGGCTGACCTCCTGTGCTGCCTGTCCCTCCCTCTGCTCATGGTTCCTCTGGCTCACGACGGTCACTGGCACTTCGGCTCGCTGGCCTGCACTCTGCTCCGAGGCGTGTTTTACCTGGTGATGTTCTGCAGTGTTCTACAGTTGGCTTTAATCAGCCTGGACCGCTGGTTGCTGGTGAGCAGACCTGTGTGGTGCCAGAACAAAAGACGACCAAGGAAAGCTGGGTGGGTCATTCTCGGTGTGTGGTGCTTGTCTCTGATCTTCAGCATCCATCAGTTTGTCCACACCGCTGCAATAGACGCAGGAACAGAGAAGAAGGAGTGCAACCAACCTAGATCctggttcttcttctccttcagaTTCGTGGTAGGGTTCATCCTCCCTTTCCTGATTATTGTCATCTGTCACTGGAAGGTGTATGGGAAAACATCAAGTGGACTTTCAAATGGGACCCGTTCCAAGAAAACACTGAAGATCATTGTCGCTGTGATACTCAGCTTCTTCCTATGTTGGCTCCCTCTACATATTGTGGACATGATCATGTTACTCACCCCACGGTCTTCTACTCAGTACCCACTGGTCTACCATGCAGAAGTGATGACAGTCTGTCTGGCATATTTTAACAGCTGCCTCAACCCACTGCTTTATGTTTGCCTGGGTCGTGGCTTCAAAAACACTGTGAATCGCTCTCTGCGCAGCGTTCTTCACTTCATTACTGAAGAACCTCAAAATAGGATGAGCACCACCAACAATGACACCAAAAGCTCAAGCACTGGAAGGGAGATAACTAAAGTATGA